The following proteins come from a genomic window of Desmospora profundinema:
- a CDS encoding M14 family metallopeptidase: MSQKLRQSRIGVKKAIWKIASIKQRVQRVFRRAGDEKDKCDSSGDGVSQMSAYHAFWKPPTMPGARPGEGKTPDTYDPEANLRAYLEPLMECDPAYVTKRSLGPDTSNHWEIWRYDFTPPHYEKTIVITACLHGNEYTGFYALAQFLELLVRDWHCCPALSHLRKNIRLVTVPIVNPWGFHESKRQNVNWVDLNRNFPYNWESYSATQPGDTNYKGPEPLSEAEAKAIHALFQEVAPHTVGYLDFHTIVSVQAEYVLFMPRFAKQNNLPYLRVIRSMVKEGERMVWGTSSLPALTNYIAEKHQIHSVLPEFTNGLVGQTRDSAEMTRAVTWFGNMILEAAKLQVKGPIETMRDPSIKFLRYDRSPGSVFGLDGRYEGKPGAPVPSNRVNHEESDTRMFSDEYAVFGNTSMKMTANNQVVHTQSEIPEMVPGKYYLWTLHYRVKQITAGHWGMFVCDAGGFQNPEQVASMVAQPDLTWKRVGGVFEGRTGGCRLVYGGRACWTGTVFVDGNMAVEITEEEYRFTRDGRLSVEQLMKRYAFEYESNPPPIQVTSESYQTLVPLEHRFNITVPGLLTLEGSLTFSCTQQTEVAFLPLLYQPFAPHFSWGNVSLNPATEIRRTYDIGTHTIPLFAQIPVQVTNVGVSDRTGEAVVRLRGKRLNGTITVENYRARLTFLPISGGMGYEIYDASKRSGMEKTFPLIGLEEGS; this comes from the coding sequence AGGGGACGAGAAAGACAAGTGCGATTCCTCTGGGGATGGGGTCAGCCAAATGTCCGCTTATCACGCCTTTTGGAAACCGCCCACCATGCCGGGGGCACGCCCGGGAGAAGGAAAAACGCCCGATACTTATGATCCGGAAGCAAACTTACGGGCGTACCTGGAACCGCTGATGGAATGCGATCCGGCCTATGTCACCAAGCGTAGCCTGGGGCCCGATACTTCTAACCACTGGGAAATCTGGCGGTACGATTTTACACCGCCGCATTATGAAAAAACGATTGTTATCACGGCATGTCTTCACGGGAACGAATACACGGGATTTTACGCCCTAGCTCAGTTCTTGGAGTTACTGGTACGGGATTGGCACTGTTGTCCGGCGCTTTCCCACCTCCGGAAAAATATTCGCCTGGTGACAGTGCCGATCGTCAACCCTTGGGGATTTCATGAATCCAAACGGCAAAATGTGAATTGGGTGGATCTCAACCGGAACTTTCCGTACAACTGGGAAAGCTATTCCGCCACCCAACCGGGGGATACCAACTATAAAGGACCGGAACCCCTGTCCGAGGCAGAGGCCAAAGCCATACACGCTTTGTTCCAGGAGGTAGCACCCCATACGGTGGGGTATCTGGACTTTCATACCATTGTCTCCGTTCAAGCGGAGTATGTCCTGTTTATGCCGCGTTTTGCGAAACAAAACAACCTGCCGTATCTTCGGGTTATCCGATCGATGGTTAAAGAAGGAGAGCGAATGGTGTGGGGAACCTCCAGCCTGCCTGCTCTTACCAACTATATAGCCGAGAAACACCAGATCCATTCCGTCCTGCCGGAGTTTACCAACGGGCTGGTGGGGCAAACACGGGACAGTGCGGAGATGACACGTGCCGTCACCTGGTTCGGGAACATGATTTTGGAGGCGGCAAAGCTACAGGTCAAGGGTCCGATTGAAACCATGCGGGATCCGTCGATAAAATTCCTCCGATACGATCGGTCGCCGGGAAGTGTTTTTGGATTGGATGGGAGATACGAGGGGAAACCGGGAGCGCCGGTTCCATCGAATCGGGTAAACCATGAGGAGTCTGACACACGTATGTTTAGTGATGAGTATGCCGTGTTCGGAAACACGTCCATGAAAATGACAGCCAACAACCAAGTCGTCCATACGCAAAGCGAGATTCCAGAGATGGTACCAGGCAAGTATTATCTTTGGACACTGCATTATAGAGTCAAGCAAATCACGGCTGGTCATTGGGGGATGTTCGTTTGTGATGCGGGGGGATTTCAGAATCCTGAGCAGGTGGCTTCGATGGTTGCTCAACCGGATTTGACATGGAAGCGGGTGGGGGGTGTTTTTGAGGGGCGTACCGGCGGATGTCGGTTGGTATATGGAGGAAGGGCATGTTGGACCGGAACGGTATTTGTGGACGGAAACATGGCCGTAGAGATCACGGAGGAAGAATATCGGTTCACCCGGGACGGCAGGCTGAGCGTGGAACAGTTGATGAAGCGGTACGCCTTTGAATATGAGAGCAACCCACCGCCGATACAGGTGACAAGCGAGAGTTATCAGACTCTGGTTCCTCTGGAGCATCGGTTTAATATAACGGTGCCGGGGTTGCTCACTCTGGAGGGATCGCTTACCTTTTCCTGTACACAACAGACCGAGGTGGCGTTCCTCCCCCTCCTGTACCAGCCGTTTGCTCCCCATTTTTCTTGGGGAAATGTTTCACTCAACCCAGCCACGGAGATTCGGCGTACTTATGATATTGGAACCCATACCATTCCATTATTTGCGCAGATCCCCGTTCAAGTGACGAACGTGGGAGTTTCCGATCGAACCGGAGAAGCTGTCGTCCGACTTCGAGGGAAGCGATTAAATGGAACGATTACGGTGGAAAACTACCGGGCCCGTTTGACGTTCCTTCCGATATCCGGCGGGATGGGCTATGAAATCTATGATGCTTCTAAACGGTCGGGGATGGAGAAAACGTTCCCGCTGATCGGTTTGGAGGAGGGGTCGTGA
- a CDS encoding YunG family protein, translating into MKMTPEWLLQALVSSWSKSTSTKYSPDYPARGQCGVTALVVNELLGGEILKTPLEEGWHFYNRIGGRRMDFTLSQFDEAIDYQDVESSREEAFLDTNDEQYRILKEAVLGRLRESNKCGFLNKKHDRCNEIS; encoded by the coding sequence ATGAAAATGACTCCAGAATGGTTGCTCCAAGCATTGGTTTCCAGCTGGTCGAAATCCACAAGCACCAAGTACAGTCCGGATTATCCGGCGCGAGGACAGTGCGGGGTGACAGCCCTGGTAGTGAATGAACTTTTGGGTGGAGAGATTTTAAAAACCCCGTTGGAGGAGGGGTGGCATTTTTATAATCGGATCGGGGGCAGGCGGATGGATTTTACGCTTTCCCAGTTTGATGAAGCTATCGACTATCAAGATGTGGAGTCAAGCAGAGAAGAAGCGTTTCTTGATACAAATGATGAGCAGTATCGGATTCTGAAAGAAGCGGTGTTAGGGAGGCTGCGAGAGTCAAACAAGTGTGGTTTCCTGAACAAAAAACACGACCGTTGCAACGAGATCAGCTAA
- a CDS encoding HPr family phosphocarrier protein, with product MRQTQSMTLLQCLTFDQIIQISRETDSFQGERIYFNQGKITVNAKSFLSVSWLFMKLRPGDSFSLVIEGPLAKQTLDQVITQLLPFVYPLDRKKSHPLEMDELDTHENWGT from the coding sequence ATGCGCCAAACACAAAGCATGACATTGCTCCAGTGCTTAACGTTTGACCAAATCATTCAAATTTCGCGTGAGACAGACTCTTTTCAAGGTGAACGCATTTACTTTAACCAAGGCAAAATAACAGTAAACGCAAAAAGTTTTCTCAGTGTCAGTTGGCTTTTTATGAAACTTCGACCGGGAGATTCTTTTTCCCTGGTCATCGAAGGGCCATTGGCCAAGCAGACTCTCGATCAAGTCATCACCCAGCTTCTCCCCTTCGTCTATCCCCTTGATCGAAAGAAGTCCCATCCTCTTGAAATGGATGAGCTGGATACACATGAAAATTGGGGTACGTAA
- a CDS encoding PucR family transcriptional regulator — translation MPLTVRDVLQLDIMHGAIIRTSGEHSLQNPVESISVMEVPVENFVRRNEWVLSTAVGCGHDPVHFRNFVQALIDSDAACLALATGRHIRKIPDDVIQLADRQNMPLIEIPWQTRFADIMQIVLRELDHRQDDMAFFSQETQKELLQMILQGSNLTKLASVIQRKMGYPVLFVDRKGEIKGSSPAAQRLLRFWREQMREIHRSIAHPYRIQSAFHNYSQGEWKRVELPENTLIEIPIWSARKQQGSLFLLLPKVADGEEPLNREEQIYLDHAATASAFCFLQENVAVETETRLKSDFVWSLAKGEITTEETIETRGKALGYDTSCPYVCILGEAEQKIGQEERTGSPPLPEMMDEVVYAGKAVHRQIMTSRQPDQLVIYLEVPMDRVVDTVQSFLDILEGRLHEQFPEFVVSWGIGEKRAGVHTFRASYQDARAALNIGRRHKGSGYRNFHFDTGLYRALEHLSEHPDMREITWSAMSRLLDYSQLRGIDLIETFTSYLRNHCNVSQTARELNLHRQSLLYRLRKIESLTGRSLMNPDDLFLLQLSIKLWSGKK, via the coding sequence ATGCCCCTAACCGTCAGAGATGTGTTACAACTGGACATCATGCATGGGGCAATCATCCGAACCTCCGGGGAGCATTCGCTGCAAAACCCCGTGGAATCGATTTCCGTGATGGAAGTGCCCGTCGAAAACTTTGTTCGCCGAAACGAGTGGGTGTTAAGTACTGCGGTGGGCTGCGGCCACGATCCCGTCCATTTCCGCAACTTCGTACAAGCGTTGATCGACTCGGACGCCGCCTGCCTGGCACTTGCCACCGGTCGCCACATCCGGAAAATCCCCGATGATGTGATTCAGTTGGCCGACCGGCAAAACATGCCTCTGATCGAAATCCCCTGGCAAACCCGATTTGCGGATATTATGCAAATCGTCTTACGGGAATTGGACCATCGACAGGATGATATGGCTTTCTTCTCCCAGGAAACCCAGAAAGAATTGCTCCAAATGATCCTGCAGGGAAGCAACCTGACCAAGCTGGCCAGCGTGATTCAGCGAAAAATGGGCTATCCCGTTTTATTCGTCGACCGGAAAGGGGAGATCAAGGGAAGCAGCCCCGCTGCACAGCGCCTCCTCCGTTTCTGGCGGGAGCAAATGAGGGAAATCCACCGTTCCATCGCTCACCCCTACCGGATCCAAAGCGCGTTCCACAATTATTCGCAAGGGGAATGGAAAAGGGTAGAATTGCCGGAGAACACCTTGATTGAGATCCCCATCTGGTCGGCGAGAAAACAGCAGGGTTCCCTTTTTCTCCTATTGCCGAAAGTAGCGGATGGAGAGGAACCGCTCAATCGGGAAGAACAAATCTATCTGGACCATGCGGCCACCGCGTCCGCTTTCTGTTTTTTGCAGGAAAATGTGGCCGTGGAAACAGAGACACGACTGAAAAGCGACTTCGTATGGAGTCTGGCCAAAGGGGAAATTACCACCGAGGAGACGATTGAAACGCGGGGAAAAGCTTTGGGTTACGACACCAGCTGTCCATACGTCTGCATCCTCGGGGAAGCGGAACAAAAAATCGGCCAAGAGGAGCGTACGGGAAGCCCTCCCTTACCGGAAATGATGGATGAAGTGGTTTATGCGGGCAAGGCGGTACACCGCCAAATCATGACCAGCCGCCAGCCCGATCAACTCGTCATCTACCTGGAAGTTCCCATGGATCGGGTCGTCGATACCGTCCAGTCGTTTCTCGATATATTGGAAGGGCGCCTCCATGAACAATTTCCGGAATTTGTCGTCTCCTGGGGGATCGGGGAAAAGCGGGCCGGGGTGCACACCTTTCGCGCCAGTTACCAAGACGCCCGGGCCGCATTGAATATCGGAAGGCGCCATAAAGGTTCCGGTTACCGCAATTTCCATTTTGATACGGGCCTCTACCGTGCGCTGGAACATCTGTCGGAACACCCGGACATGCGGGAGATCACATGGTCCGCCATGAGCCGCCTTTTGGACTACAGCCAGTTGAGGGGGATCGATCTAATCGAAACCTTCACCTCCTATTTGCGCAATCACTGCAATGTAAGCCAGACCGCCCGAGAACTAAACCTTCACCGGCAATCCCTTCTCTACCGCCTGCGCAAAATCGAATCCCTCACCGGACGCTCTCTTATGAATCCCGACGATTTATTTCTGCTACAGTTGAGCATCAAGCTCTGGTCCGGAAAAAAATAG
- a CDS encoding cytochrome P450, with product MDTSVRSMIERKRSQPSATDVLAALVQARDEDGAVLSDDELIGHTFTLFVAGHETTSNALTWTIFLLSQHPDILADLLDELDGALQGASPTMEKLNQLPLLEGVVKESLRLLPPASIGMRITGSPCVLGGFFLPKGSNIFYSPFVTHRLPELYPEPNRFHPKRWAGLKRSPYEFLPFGAGPHMCMGWAFAMQEMKVVLAMLLQRYRLFVVDHTKIEPNLNMRPKYGMPMRIFPQGRQFQRGTVRGAIHQLVDFNE from the coding sequence ATGGACACTTCTGTTCGTTCCATGATTGAACGAAAACGATCCCAACCAAGTGCAACCGATGTGTTGGCAGCTTTGGTGCAGGCACGGGATGAGGATGGAGCCGTGTTGAGTGACGATGAGCTCATCGGCCACACGTTTACGTTGTTTGTCGCGGGACACGAGACGACATCAAACGCGCTGACCTGGACGATATTTCTGCTCAGTCAGCATCCGGATATCCTTGCTGATCTGCTTGATGAGCTAGATGGTGCGTTGCAGGGTGCTTCCCCCACCATGGAAAAACTGAATCAACTGCCTTTGCTGGAAGGAGTGGTGAAGGAGAGCTTGCGTCTGCTTCCTCCTGCGAGCATCGGAATGCGGATTACCGGTTCTCCCTGCGTTCTCGGTGGCTTCTTTCTCCCTAAAGGCTCCAATATCTTTTACAGTCCGTTTGTTACCCATCGGTTGCCTGAGTTGTATCCGGAGCCGAATCGCTTTCATCCAAAGCGCTGGGCTGGACTGAAACGGTCCCCGTATGAATTTCTTCCGTTCGGTGCCGGACCGCATATGTGTATGGGTTGGGCTTTTGCGATGCAGGAGATGAAAGTGGTGCTGGCGATGTTGCTACAACGGTACCGGCTGTTCGTGGTGGATCACACCAAGATCGAACCCAATCTAAATATGCGTCCCAAATATGGAATGCCGATGCGTATTTTCCCGCAGGGTCGACAATTCCAACGGGGAACCGTCCGCGGGGCTATTCATCAACTGGTTGATTTTAATGAATGA
- a CDS encoding flavin reductase family protein, protein MERAIQHEITIIHPKILYYGTPVVLLSTLNEDDSTNISPLSSSWALGNVIVLGIGVNGKSLENLERHPECVVNLPHPPLWKHVEQLAPLTGKNPVPKEKKELGFQYEKDKFSACGLTPVSSLCVQPDRVGECPLQIEAVVKNIGVPEGAFFGIVELEGIQVHAFQEMVIDDNHINPSHWSPIIYNFRHYFALGEELGKTFRSTT, encoded by the coding sequence ATGGAAAGGGCGATTCAACATGAAATCACCATCATCCATCCAAAGATTTTGTACTATGGTACTCCTGTCGTGTTATTATCCACACTGAACGAGGATGACTCGACAAACATCAGCCCCTTGTCTTCTTCATGGGCTTTGGGGAATGTGATTGTTTTGGGAATCGGTGTAAACGGCAAATCGCTTGAGAATCTGGAAAGACATCCCGAGTGCGTCGTTAACCTCCCTCATCCCCCTCTCTGGAAGCATGTTGAGCAGTTGGCTCCGTTAACGGGAAAAAACCCGGTTCCGAAAGAGAAAAAAGAGCTGGGGTTTCAATACGAGAAAGACAAGTTTTCCGCTTGCGGATTGACACCCGTTTCTTCTCTTTGTGTCCAACCGGACCGAGTTGGAGAATGCCCCCTTCAGATTGAGGCTGTGGTGAAAAACATTGGGGTTCCAGAGGGGGCTTTCTTTGGCATTGTCGAGCTGGAGGGGATCCAAGTGCATGCATTCCAGGAGATGGTGATTGACGACAATCATATTAACCCCAGCCATTGGAGCCCTATTATCTATAATTTCCGCCATTATTTCGCATTGGGAGAGGAATTGGGGAAGACATTCCGTTCTACTACCTGA
- a CDS encoding Rrf2 family transcriptional regulator gives MRINTRFSVAVHILSLLEMDKNNHCTSDWIAGSVNTHPVVIRRMLGMLKKKGLVGVHSGKGGAYLKKPLAQITLLDVYRAVEVVDNGLFHIHENPNPACPVGANIQSVVEILFQQAQDAMESVLSKVTMEQVVKDLACKIESNRPTDH, from the coding sequence ATGAGGATCAACACGCGATTTTCTGTTGCGGTGCACATTTTGTCCCTTTTGGAAATGGATAAAAACAATCATTGCACTTCCGACTGGATTGCGGGAAGCGTCAATACCCATCCCGTGGTCATCAGAAGGATGCTGGGCATGTTGAAAAAGAAAGGGTTGGTAGGCGTACACTCTGGAAAGGGTGGGGCTTATCTAAAAAAACCGCTGGCACAGATCACCTTGCTGGATGTTTATCGTGCTGTGGAAGTGGTGGATAATGGACTGTTCCATATACACGAGAATCCTAACCCTGCATGTCCGGTGGGTGCCAATATCCAGAGCGTGGTTGAAATACTGTTTCAGCAGGCGCAAGACGCGATGGAGTCGGTCTTATCCAAAGTGACAATGGAACAAGTAGTTAAAGATTTGGCCTGCAAAATCGAGTCAAACAGGCCAACGGATCACTAG
- a CDS encoding M24 family metallopeptidase: MNDLPFSMMEYAERIHQTKKRMEAEGVEVLLLTDPANMHYLSGYDGWSFYVPQMLVVILEEEQPIWIGRKQDANGARLTTWLHPDHLIPYPDDYVQSTHKHPMDFVADSLTQIGQWDRRTGVEMDSYYFTAQAYERLRRRMPNARFQDCTLLVNRVRMVKSDQEIQYMRKAARIAERAMHAGLEAIAPGVRECDVAAQIVHAQMSGTPEFGGDYPAIVPLLPSDEKTSTPHLTWTDRPYKQGDTVLLELAGCYRRYHAPMARTAVIGSPSNLVRDLAEVVIEGLNITLDAVKPGITCEEVERVWRNSIERKGWLKESRLGYSVGLNYPPDWGEHTASLRAGDRTVLQPNMTFHMIPGMWFDSYGVELSETFLVTENGCEVLATFPREIFQCPFGSGMVHPLGESGA; this comes from the coding sequence ATGAATGATTTGCCCTTCTCGATGATGGAATATGCTGAGCGAATCCATCAGACCAAAAAGCGCATGGAAGCGGAGGGGGTGGAGGTACTCCTGCTGACGGACCCCGCCAACATGCATTATTTGTCCGGATATGACGGGTGGTCTTTTTATGTGCCTCAAATGCTGGTGGTGATCTTGGAAGAGGAACAACCGATCTGGATCGGCCGGAAACAGGATGCCAACGGCGCCCGTTTGACCACCTGGCTCCATCCGGACCATCTGATTCCTTACCCTGACGATTACGTGCAATCCACACACAAGCATCCGATGGATTTTGTTGCCGATAGTCTGACTCAGATCGGTCAATGGGACAGACGAACAGGAGTGGAAATGGATTCCTACTACTTTACGGCCCAAGCGTATGAGCGACTGAGAAGAAGGATGCCCAATGCCCGCTTCCAGGATTGCACACTTCTGGTCAACCGCGTCCGGATGGTGAAGTCCGATCAGGAGATTCAGTATATGCGCAAAGCGGCCCGGATCGCGGAACGGGCGATGCATGCAGGGCTGGAAGCGATCGCTCCCGGTGTTCGTGAGTGCGATGTGGCCGCCCAAATCGTTCATGCCCAAATGAGCGGCACACCGGAATTCGGAGGGGACTACCCGGCGATCGTTCCGCTATTGCCTTCGGATGAGAAGACATCCACCCCACATCTCACCTGGACGGATCGACCATACAAACAGGGGGATACGGTGTTGTTGGAACTGGCGGGATGTTATCGGCGCTATCATGCACCGATGGCCCGGACCGCTGTGATTGGATCCCCTTCCAACCTGGTGCGGGATTTGGCGGAAGTGGTAATCGAAGGCCTCAACATCACCCTGGATGCTGTCAAGCCCGGAATCACCTGTGAAGAGGTGGAACGGGTGTGGCGGAACTCGATCGAACGGAAGGGATGGTTGAAGGAGTCCCGTCTCGGTTATTCCGTCGGGTTGAACTATCCGCCCGATTGGGGGGAGCATACAGCCAGTCTGCGTGCCGGCGACCGTACGGTTTTGCAGCCCAATATGACGTTTCACATGATTCCGGGAATGTGGTTTGACTCCTACGGTGTGGAGTTGAGTGAAACATTCCTTGTGACGGAAAACGGATGTGAAGTGCTGGCCACGTTCCCGCGGGAGATCTTCCAATGTCCCTTTGGTTCCGGGATGGTTCACCCGTTGGGGGAAAGCGGGGCTTAG
- a CDS encoding CBS domain-containing protein gives MKVKAVYQTVTKQANILPITTPFHKIQEVFEELHPIHRSIYVVNEQNQLQGCITIWRFLKLVAIKTANADQVNLSPSLRELSECNPQKLTAGMMMHNTPSVTLEDSLEVGLQYMIINRLEELPVVDRQGVVIGDLNVFEIMRHISDQTTGRI, from the coding sequence GTGAAAGTGAAAGCGGTTTATCAAACTGTCACCAAACAGGCGAACATTCTCCCTATAACGACTCCTTTCCACAAGATTCAGGAAGTATTCGAAGAATTGCATCCCATTCACCGGAGTATATACGTTGTCAATGAACAAAACCAACTGCAGGGATGCATTACGATATGGCGTTTTTTAAAACTTGTTGCCATCAAAACCGCAAACGCAGACCAAGTCAATTTGTCCCCCTCCCTGAGAGAGTTGTCGGAGTGTAATCCCCAAAAATTAACAGCCGGCATGATGATGCACAACACGCCCTCGGTCACCTTGGAGGATTCCCTTGAAGTGGGCTTACAATATATGATCATCAATCGATTGGAGGAATTGCCAGTAGTCGACCGACAGGGAGTAGTGATCGGGGATCTGAATGTTTTTGAAATCATGCGGCACATCTCCGATCAAACAACCGGGCGGATATAA
- a CDS encoding aminoglycoside phosphotransferase family protein, with protein MFSLPDSFKKTIKQVHGSKGEEWLAAFHNRLRDCADRWSIQVSDEPFPLSYHFVVPAMRADGERMVLKLGVPDREWMFAMKMLNLVDGEGMVRLYEADPEQGAMLLERLEPGDPLSIVRDEEEAAGIASEVMRRLWVPEPSDCLFPHVADWAEGLKRLRRHFTGGTGPFSRHLVEAAERLVPELLGSVTRPLLLHGDLHHYNILLAGKGEWKAIDPKGVVGEAEFEPAVYLRNRMECSSHPMRALTIALDVFAERLGIQRDRMLAWGLFQSVLSAWWHVEGGTGGRDRAMECAECFYRAIR; from the coding sequence ATGTTTTCATTGCCGGATTCTTTTAAAAAAACCATCAAACAGGTGCATGGTAGTAAAGGGGAGGAGTGGCTGGCCGCTTTCCATAACCGGCTCCGGGATTGTGCGGATCGCTGGTCGATTCAGGTGTCTGACGAGCCCTTTCCCCTTTCCTATCACTTCGTCGTTCCGGCGATGCGGGCCGATGGAGAACGGATGGTGTTGAAGCTGGGGGTACCCGACCGGGAGTGGATGTTTGCGATGAAGATGCTGAACCTGGTTGACGGAGAAGGAATGGTTCGGCTATATGAGGCAGATCCCGAACAGGGGGCGATGCTGCTGGAGCGATTGGAACCGGGCGATCCCTTGTCCATCGTCCGGGACGAAGAAGAAGCAGCAGGGATCGCGTCAGAGGTGATGCGGCGGTTGTGGGTGCCGGAACCATCGGATTGCCTTTTTCCCCATGTGGCGGACTGGGCAGAAGGGTTGAAACGGTTGCGCCGTCATTTTACAGGGGGAACCGGTCCGTTTTCCCGTCATCTGGTAGAGGCGGCGGAGCGGCTGGTTCCGGAGTTGTTGGGTTCTGTCACCCGTCCATTGTTATTGCACGGGGATCTGCATCATTACAATATCCTGTTGGCGGGAAAAGGAGAGTGGAAAGCCATCGATCCCAAGGGGGTGGTCGGTGAGGCCGAATTTGAACCGGCCGTCTACCTGAGAAACCGGATGGAATGTTCCTCCCATCCCATGCGTGCGTTGACCATCGCTTTAGACGTGTTTGCGGAGAGACTGGGAATACAGCGGGACCGCATGTTGGCATGGGGGTTGTTTCAATCGGTCTTATCCGCCTGGTGGCATGTAGAAGGCGGCACGGGAGGACGGGACCGTGCGATGGAATGTGCGGAGTGTTTTTACCGAGCCATACGTTGA
- a CDS encoding YitT family protein, whose protein sequence is MSKFWDYLALTIGSIIVAAGLELILAPNGLVDGGVTALAIIAYNVAGIPIWVVFLGLNLIILLCTARDTGRKFVIRTLYANGVTTIGLILFEPVPAITSSEVLIVLYGGLLLGLGIGLVVKVGGAIDGTEMLAIWFKRHHHIPISTFLLAINALIFTGAAFVFGLEKAMFSLAVFYIVMKMIDFVLDGLNQAKSVTIISDQPDEIGQHLIEELDVTLTYLKGEGGYSGEERKIIYCIIDRLRYGKLKEAVLEIDPSAVLEASYVSETAGVKYKKLFPYPSKRS, encoded by the coding sequence ATGAGCAAATTTTGGGACTATCTGGCTCTCACGATCGGTTCCATTATTGTTGCAGCGGGTCTGGAGCTGATTTTGGCCCCGAACGGTTTGGTGGATGGGGGCGTGACCGCGCTGGCTATTATTGCTTACAACGTAGCGGGAATTCCCATCTGGGTGGTCTTTTTGGGGTTGAATCTCATCATTCTTCTCTGTACGGCCAGGGATACCGGTCGAAAGTTTGTCATCCGCACGCTGTACGCCAATGGAGTGACCACAATCGGGTTGATTCTATTTGAACCCGTTCCGGCAATCACCAGCTCGGAAGTATTAATCGTTCTGTATGGAGGTCTGCTATTGGGACTGGGCATCGGGCTGGTCGTCAAAGTCGGCGGGGCGATCGACGGAACAGAGATGTTGGCGATTTGGTTCAAACGGCATCACCATATTCCCATTAGCACTTTTTTGTTGGCGATTAACGCGTTGATTTTTACCGGGGCAGCGTTTGTATTCGGCTTGGAGAAAGCGATGTTCTCCCTTGCAGTCTTTTATATTGTAATGAAAATGATTGATTTCGTACTGGATGGGTTGAATCAGGCCAAATCCGTGACGATTATCTCGGATCAACCGGATGAAATTGGACAGCACCTGATTGAGGAGCTGGATGTGACGCTTACCTACCTGAAAGGGGAGGGCGGCTATTCCGGAGAGGAACGGAAAATTATTTACTGCATCATTGATCGCTTACGGTACGGGAAACTAAAAGAGGCGGTGTTGGAAATCGACCCCTCAGCAGTTTTGGAAGCCTCTTACGTTTCGGAAACGGCAGGGGTGAAATATAAAAAGCTGTTTCCGTATCCTTCAAAACGATCGTGA